In a single window of the Populus alba chromosome 16, ASM523922v2, whole genome shotgun sequence genome:
- the LOC118037505 gene encoding protein trichome birefringence-like 3 → MSLAPSQSAAMKPSKGKLPISVVTVIVCSFAFIALLYTDTSRSLFKLKSCPRRSPVEKSKDRAAEDNLKNFQMDDRFEFDPEECTVNTGKWMFNKTFKPLYTDRSCPYLDKQVSCVKNGRRDTDYRRWEWQPDDCTLPRFNPELALKKLRGKRLLFVGDSLQRGQWQSFVCLVEWIIPEDKKSMKQGHSHSVFRAKEYDATIEFYWAPFLIESNTDDHIIVDTKKRILKVDSIDKHAKHWGGVDFLVFNTYVWWMSGLRLKTLWGSFANGEEGYEELDTPVAYKIGLKTWANWIDSNINPNKTRVFFTTMSPTHTRSEDWNNTEGLKCFNETKPVLKKKYWGSGSDKRMMSVVASIGKKMKVPVTFINITQLSEYRIDAHASVYTETGGKLLTEEQRADPLHHADCIHWCLPGVPDTWNRIFLAYL, encoded by the exons ATGAGCTTAGCGCCCTCTCAGTCCGCTGCAATGAAACCTTCGAAAGGGAAACTGCCCATCTCCGTTGTCACTGTTATAGTTTGCAGCTTTGCATTCATCGCTCTCCTGTATACGGACACTTCCAGGTCTCTTTTCAAGCTCAAATCCTGTCCTAGGAGAAGTCCAGTTGAAAAATCTA AGGATAGAGCTGCAGAGGATAACCTTAAAAACTTCCAAATGGATGATAGATTCGAGTTCGATCCGGAAGAGTGCACTGTCAATACAGGCAAGTGGATGTTTAACAAGACTTTCAAGCCTCTGTACACGGACAGGAGCTGCCCATATCTAGATAAACAGGTTTCTTGTGTCAAAAATGGACGAAGGGATACTGATTACCGTCGGTGGGAATGGCAGCCGGATGACTGTACCTTGCCAAG ATTTAATCCAGAGCTTGCTCTTAAGAAACTTAGAGGGAAGAGGTTGCTGTTTGTAGGTGATTCGCTTCAAAGGGGTCAGTGGCAATCATTTGTTTGTCTGGTGGAATGGATCATACCTGAAGACAAGAAATCCATGAAACAGGGCCACTCTCACTCAGTCTTCAGAGCCAAG GAATATGATGCTACCATTGAATTCTACTGGGCTCCATTTCTCATCGAATCCAATACCGATGACCATATCATAGTAGATACAAAGAAGAGGATACTGAAAGTGGATTCAATTGACAAGCACGCCAAACACTGGGGAGGTGTGGACTTTCTTGTGTTCAACACCTATGTATGGTGGATGAGTGGTCTTAGGCTCAAAACATT ATGGGGTTCATTTGCAAACGGGGAAGAAGGGTATGAAGAGCTGGACACACCAGTTGCTTACAAGATAGGTTTGAAGACATGGGCTAACTGGATTGACTCAAATATTAACCCCAATAAGACTCGTGTCTTCTTTACTACTATGTCCCCTACACACACGAG AAGTGAAGACTGGAACAACACAGAAGGGCTCAAGTGCTTCAATGAAACGAAACCGGTATTGAAGAAGAAATATTGGGGAAGTGGTTCTGACAAAAGAATGATGAGTGTGGTGGCCAGCataggaaagaaaatgaaagttccTGTTACTTTCATCAACATAACACAGCTATCAGAGTACCGAATCGATGCTCACGCATCGGTCTACACCGAGACCGGAGGCAAATTGCTGACAGAAGAACAGAGGGCAGACCCACTACACCACGCGGATTGCATACACTGGTGTTTACCAGGAGTTCCTGATACATGGAATCGGATATTCCTTGCTTATTTGTAG